A single genomic interval of Camelina sativa cultivar DH55 chromosome 11, Cs, whole genome shotgun sequence harbors:
- the LOC104724810 gene encoding pollen-specific protein-like At4g18596 has translation MASKAIFFSFFIVSAVCLSSLAGFAAADADDFDRFQIQGSVYCDTCRVQFVTRLSKFLEGAKVKLECRNRTNGTVTLTKEAVTDKSGSYKMEVTGDHEEEVCELVLVESPDSGCSDVSKEAYLRNAAKISLTANDGIVSHETRIVNPLGFMVKTPSADCAAAFKEIGIVPDVTF, from the exons atggcTTCGAAAGCtatattcttctctttctttattgtCTCCGCCGTCTGCTTGTCCTCTCTCGCCGGCTTCGCCGCCGCTGATGCTGATGACTTCGATCGTTTCCAGATCCAGGGATCAGTTTACTGTGACACTTGCCGTGTCCAATTCGTTACCCGTCTCAGCAAATTCCTCGAAG GTGCGAAAGTGAAGTTGGAGTGCAGGAACAGAACAAACGGAACCGTAACATTGACCAAAGAAGCCGTTACCGACAAATCAGGAAGCTACAAGATGGAAGTAACCGGTGACCACGAGGAAGAAGTTTGCGAGCTCGTCTTGGTCGAATCACCAGACAGTGGTTGCAGCGACGTCAGCAAAGAGGCTTACTTACGTAACGCCGCTAAGATCAGTTTGACAGCCAATGACGGAATCGTCTCCCACGAGACACGTATCGTTAACCCTCTTGGTTTCATGGTCAAGACTCCTTCAGCTGACTGTGCCGCTGCTTTCAAGGAGATCGGTATTGTCCCTGACGTCACATTCTAA